The nucleotide sequence ACGCCAGCCTGTAAAATAAACCTCATCATCAAATCTGGCgcttaattataaaaatatccaaGGAAATGTAAAAATGGCCGATTTCTCGGTACCTCCGATCGCATTCGCTTTACAGCAAATACCGAAGCAATGTCGCAGAAATGCTGTTCCGCAGGAGCAAAGAAACCGCGTAAGACGGCGTTACCGTCGTCGATGAAACAAAAACCAATTCATCCTCGTATACGCTTAAGCTTGTTTCCAAACGTTCCGCCTTACATTCGTTTCAGTAATACAAGCTCTCCTTCGTTACCTGGGCGAATGCGAAGCGTTCTGAAATGGAAGTATAGCGACGTGATGCCGAACATTGTTCGAAACATCGTGCGTAATACCGGTTTCCATATTATGGACGAAAGCTCCACATGGACCGGCGTTTGGGGTAACCAGATCAAGTCGACGATTTATCGTAAACTACTCGATCACCAGAAATACAATCATTTCCCAGGCACGGTGGAAATCGGCCGAAAAGACTACCTGTGTCGTAATGTTCAACGTATGATGAGCAAACACGGCGGTAAACAGTTTCAAATCATGCCTCAGTCTTTCATATTGCCTCGCGAAAGAGAGCAATTCTTACGTAGTTACAACGAAGGTGAAAAGAATCAACTGTGGATCGTGAAACCTCCGGCTAGTTATCGCGGAGATGGTATTAAAATCGTGCATAAGAAATCACAAGTGCCCAGATGTACTCCTATCATCgttcaaaaatacatcgagAATCCCTATTTGATCAACAGTATGAAATTCGATCTACGATTGTACGTGCTCGTTACGTCGATTAATCCGCTCAGGATCTACTTGTACGACGACGGATTGGTTAGATTCGCTTCGCAGAAATACTCGACCGATTTACGAACAGTTGCTAATCGTTTCGTTCACCTGACCAATTACTGTATCAATGTTCAAAACGTCAAGTTCAAAGTAGAGTCCGATGTGAATGCCCCGAAGGGTCACAAATGGACGTTACGAACACTTTGGCGATATTTACGAGAAGATCGTAACGTGGACGTCGATCGAGTTAAAAGCCAACTAAACgatttaataataaaaacgtTGATCTGCGGCGAAAACGGTATCTCGAAATGTATCGCAGATCATTTACCATCCAGGTACGTAGGTATTTCTCGCCTTTAAAATCTATAAATTAGTCTTCAACCAACTCGTTGAACTACAGCTCATCCTGTTCGTTTTACTACAGGTACAATGCCTACGAAGTATTCGGTTTCGACGTCCTATTAGACGCAAATCTGCAACCCTGGTTACTCGAGGTGAACATTTCTCCATCGTTACGATCTTCAACTGCGGTCGACGTAGCAGTAAAGCAGCCTTTGATGAGCGATATCCTCAACATAGTCGGTTTTCACATCCCTtcgaataaaaacatgaaatccCACCACCTGCACACCGAACTAGGTCAACCACCTGTTTCGCGTCTCTATCACGACAGCAGGCTGTACTCGGTATCGTTATCATTCAACGAGAAATACAAACAGTACACCTACGCTAACAAAATAAAACGCGAAGAATACCTAGAACCGATTTTGGAAAGCCTGTCGCCATCCGATGTACGTATGCTGGTCGCCTACGAAGATGAACAAGCGAGATGCGGATCGTTCGACAAAATATTCCCCACTCGAGATACGCACaagtatttgaaatatttcgaaaaaattcgatattaCGATCAATTACTGGATGCTTGGGAGCATAAATACGCTAACAACAGGCAACGAGCGATAGATATACTGAGACCGTTATGCGAAAAAGGAACGCATCTTAGAACGTTTAGAAAGTTCCCTAAAATTAGGCCTAGCTCGAAAATAAAGCTATAGTGGTAAGTTCGGCCGGATTACAAGTTTTATTcgttaatacctacctacctactactatATGGCGTGTTTCGATGACTGCGTTTTCAGCATTTCTTGCATTTTGTAAAGTGTTCTGGTAAGGGAACGTTCCGGCGGTTCTGAAATAATCCAAcgttatttttgaatgaaatttatttcaatttttatcatttttcaaatgaaatctaAATTCATGATGATTTACCAGATGACTTGTGTGAGTGCTATCGAAAGGTATGTTGAGTTTGGAATTTAACTTTCTGTCGAAAGTAATGCTGACTGGTTCGTGTTTGTGATCCAGTGGATAATACGCTGATTTGACAAATCTGcggaaaatattcaaacaattAATACATCGTTGAGTTAAGTGAAGACTGCGAAGTGCGAAGAGACTCGCGATTATCCAAATATTGAAttgaaaggctataggtggatacgTATGGTTAGGGGGCAGTTTCTTcaaaaggggagggggcaggaagacaaaaatttgtatggagagtttttacatcaaggGTGACTTTTTGGGCCACTTTAGACCCATTATGGATCAAAGGCCGTTTCACCCATCTTATAGGGGAAGGCGCTTTGTTAAAAAAGGGATAACGTAAGCACTAAGCAGCTTACTTTGTTGAAACAGGTCGTACGTATTTACGGCGGATAAGGTAGGCAAATATATCAACTTGCACGAATtgtagagcgggaaaataacgtaaaaaagcaggggcaaaaaggaaaaaattggcacataaattttttcttcgggaatgtgttcggatggacccgcccctggaggaaaattttttagggggctgaaaccggttccgattcacgttttttgcgttttactccgtaaatattaggtttttgagaaaaactaccatgacaaaaaatgttcccctttaaattctcgacaatttgatactacgctcgatacccattgctcaaggggggtgtccaaaaacaggtgtggaaagagtaggtgtttcaaaaaaggtcagtccaataaattgatcaaaattaccacttaaaatcattcgttttcgctcaaattttttttacaaagtctactcacccaactactaatcaaacgaccattggtttgtcttcaaccctcctcgggggttcgtgagggttgcttgatttttcaagtaacacactactgaatcatatacgtatttgaaaaacaaatctggatgTGCGATATATCGAcgtgtatgttttcgaggtcgctgaatacgaatatgaacttattttttgcatacaacctctcaaagcccctctgtgccccaaaatgggggtaaaaattttgaaaaatcgtgaaaaatcgagtgatatatcgaatggtacgttttcgaggtcgccgagtgcgaatatgaacttattttttgggtcccaccccccaatgcctctctgtgccccaaaatgggggtgaaaattttgaaaaatcgtgagaagtcgagtgatatatcgacgtgtatgttttcgaagtcgctgagcacgaatatggccttattttttgggcccaacccctcacagctcccaactgccccaaaaaaggccaaaattttgaaaaaatgtgaaaatgtcgagtgacatattgaatggtatgttttcgaaatcgccgagtacgaatatgaacttattttttgcctacaacccctcaaagcccctctgtgtaCCAAAATGAGGGTCTGAAGTTGGTAATAATCATTCATTGAAACTTTGATGTGGAGAGAACTGAGAAGCAGAGAGGGATTCCAACCagcaggaaaatttttaaacaaaactacgtaaactaaaactaaagagcatgcaaaaatacccaacagcaaaaatttcagttctagGCATttcaagtacattttttgatttttggtaaactttttaaatcgttgcaaaaaaattattttaaaaaaactaaaatttctcGTAACTGAGCAGACGTTTTAGAGttattttgagcacttctggagtcTCTTGCAGATTtctagaagttgaaatttccacaaaatgctaccaaaaattttcaaaaatctgctgtaggttccaaaacgattcgaaatgGCTTGAAAGTGTTTTCAGTCGATTTAGGGAATCGAAAATGGAATACATGccaactttcagctttctagctttattaagtaaaaattttatcctatttagggggcgtaaggggattttgaggaatcgtaagtagagcaggaaaaaagtgcatattccagttcatcagtgtctcaaaaacatacaagtcgatacatcactcgacttttcacaatttttcaaaattttgaccctcattttgTGGCACAGAGGAgctttgaggggctgtaggcaaaaaataagttcatattcgtactcagcgatttcgaaaacataccattcaatatgtcactcgacattttcacattttttcaaaattttggccttttttggggcagttgggagctgtgagGGGTTGGGCCGAAAAAAcaaggccatattcgtgctcagcgacttcgaaaacatacacgtcgatatatcactcgacttctcacgatttttcaaaattttcacccccattttggggcacagagaggcattggggggtgggacccaaaaaataagttcatattcgcactcggcgacctcgaaaacgtaccattcgatatatcactcgactttttacgatttttcaaaattttgacccccattttggggcacagaggggctttgaggggttgtatgcaaaaaatgagttcatattcgtattcagcgaactcgaaaacatactattcgatatatcgcacgtccagatttgtttttcaaatacatgattcagtagtgtgttacttgaaaaatcaagcaaccctcacgaacccccgaggagggttgaagaaaaaccaatgatagtttgattagtagttgggtgagtagactttgtaaaaaaaatttgagccaaaacgaatgattttatgtggtaattttgattaatttattggactgaccttttttgaaacacctactctttccaccactttttttggacaccccccttgagcaatgggtatcgagcgtagcatcaaatggtcgagaatttaaaggggaacattttttgtcatggtagtttttctcaaaaacctaatatttacggagtaaaacgcaaaaaacgtgaatcggaaccggtttcagccccctaaaaaattttcctccagggataggagagtcggcttttttttggtggttcagagggttcatccgaacacattcccgaagaaaaaattgatgtgccaattttttcctttttaaaaccgctatttacCCGCTCTACaacattaataaaatttatcaaatgaaatacaacctttcaaaacgttgctggaggttccaaaacaacttgaaattcaccagcagtcaacttcgtagcgtattgaaattagtttgcagaatgaatttcgactctccatcttagtttgatgacattttgaggaaatttcatgtttcaaaaatcaactggaggctccagtaattttcaaaaaagtcgctggaggccctaaaatgacttgaacccacctgaagttgtcttcagagggtgttaaaatttgattgtagagtaaatttcagctttccatctccatttgatgaaattttgtgaaaatttaaagtttcaaaaatgtgctggaggcttcaggaattttcaaaaagtcgcgggatgatccaaaacgacttgaaattcacctgcagtacttcgtagcgtattgaaattagtttttaggataagttttagctttacaactccaatttgatggaattttgtgggaatttcgagtttcaaaaatctgctggaggctccagaactgctcaaaagtggttgaaaccgtttccaatcgatttgaagttgtcccagaggatcggcgggggggggggggtgcaattactcctattgtcatatgccggactattaattttggcactttttttcaaatcttgagaAAACTTCATCCAATTTGAATAGAATTGCAAATTGCTGCTAATTTCACCTCagttttgcgaaaatttcatcaattttttggacaatttcaataaaatttcgtaCTTATTGTGCATTATTCGTGATACTTCATGATGttttatcaaattcaataattttaatgtttaATAAATTTATTGTTGAGAAATCTacacaattttcacaacatttttactccaattctaaaatatttcaatttcatcaatttttaatgagtaggtatgtagtttaAAATTGCTTTCATAGTTCATACTCGTATCGTCGTATCCTTTTTTTACTGAATCAAAAACATCGTTTCATGAAACGAATTAGcaatcaaaaatgatttgaaaaatcacgtttttcaaaaaataaaaagaagtaTCTCGCCATTCTCGCCATTAAGAACTCacttagaaaatttttataagtttgCAACACGTATGCGCGAGCGACGCACcattggtgaaaaataaaaacgcatccgcacgaaaaatcaaaaaatcggtGAAAATTAGACATATTGTTTATTATGAAGTAGTGATAACAAACTAGTGATAACATTTTGTACAACGTAAAATTGGAATGTCCGTTCGCAATtcggttttattatttttaaatagtgATTAATCCTGATCGAGTAGGTATTGTATTTTATTCGTGAAAGTGCTACGTACCTAAATATGTCATTTCGATCGTCAAGTGAAACACACAGTAGGAAACAGATAAAATATGTGTACGAACTTCCATACTATGAACGAAACGAATTGTGCTTATGTTTGGATTTGAACAATAAATGGAAAGATTTGGGTAGGTTACAAGTCTACTTTCATGTCTAATTGTTATTCAAACATTCCAATATATCTCACTATTATTGAACCCAAACCTTATTTTACGTATATCTGATTAACAGGAGGCATATACTTGCACTTCGATTACCGTACATTGAACAGATTTGAAATGGCCGCTCATCATCGTTCTCCCACAGACAGTTTATTGAGCGAATGGGGCAGTCAGAATGGCACAattgtgaaattattcaaatacctacataaaatgcGCAACTACCAAGCTATGAAAATACTAAAACCATtcggtaagtacatattaatagATCAACTCATCAATCAAAGATAACCTGGAATCATTaaggtaacaaaattttaattatttttcatcgtagtCGATCCGCAATATCATTCTTATATCCAAGACGAAGACGATTCAAATATTTCTTTCTCCACTGATATCGAATTCAACGTAGGTAATCATTCTTCACCTTCAAATCCAGTCAGTGCATCAAACAGAGTAAGTTAACCGTATTCCGAATCGGTTTTTCTAAACAAAGAAacactttcattttcaacattgtcTGTTTCTTTGCTTCTCAGAATAGAGTATCAAACAGATCAAATGCTGCTCAACCTCCAGCTGCATCACTAACATCTCAACAACGATCAGGATCCGGTTCTGGAGACACCCCAGCCACCCTGGAAACCAACTTGACAAGTAATTAGTGTTATTAGGCCAATACGTCGTCGGTAGGTAGATACTCTCAAGCTGAAGCAAGCCATTTAATCGATGTCAAATGTGTTCAGGAATGTCTTTAGATGCCTGTTCCCTTCATATATCGTATAGGGAATTACAAGAAGCGACTAGAGATTGGGATAGAAGACTTACACTAGGAAAAGGTGGCTTTGGAGTAGTTTTCAAAGGTTCTTGGAAGAATACTTCGGTAGCTGTTAAACGACTCGAAGCACAGGTACAAAAGCTAATCAATTACTTCACCTCATTAAGTGATCTAGGACGATAATCGTACTCACATTGTCTGTGTGTGGTTAATTACAGAGACCTAATGACCCTCACTATAACGCAGCGGAAGTTCAAAGACAGCAGTCATTAAGAGAGCTAAagtatttaaataattataaacaCGATAACATTTTGCCCCTTTATGGATACAGTATCGACGGAGAGAAACCTTGCTTAATTTATCAGTTCATGTCAAATGGTTCCCTAGAAGATCGATTGCAATGCAGAGTAAGTGTGACATGCAATGTACGATAAATAATCAAACGTCAAACGAGTGAATGTGTTTTTTCTCAACGTTTTGCAGCAAGGAACCAGAGCTTTATCATGGTGGCAACGTGTAACAATTGCAAATGGATCAGCCAGAGGATTACAATTTTTGCACAGTATGGAGGTTCCCTTGATTCATGGCGATATCAAAAGGTATGTCAAGCGATTGGTTTCTGACAAGACGTAGCTGACGTAGCAAttcatgcaaatttcaaaaattttctcgaatagATAAGCCTCCTAAAAGTGTATTGATAATTagccacaacttgatttttaactGTTTAAAATGATTTCCATGCTCTCTGAGGAAATAAAAaaagcgctggaggctccagtttgaatgtaaatattttttatttttctaaaaaaaaggtataaaattataaattgttgaaaatagtcaattttgaattttctaaaatctattaaaactttaaaaaattaatttgggaagctgaaattttaatgaaggaGTTTTCACTATTCtctctttctaaaaaaatctcGATGCTGTTTAAATCAGAGGAGAACTCCTCGAGAAGTTCCCCCACGTGACTTTTGGGGAAAATATCTATGCTTCATTCAAATACATTGCACGTATAATGCCAACGTAAATTTCCCATATTTATTTACCTCTGAATTCCCAGTAATTTTCTTATAATGTTTTGATGTAGTGCCAACATACTTCTGGATAgcaattttgtgccaaaaattggagattttgGTTTGGCGAAAGAAGGTCCTATCAAAGATATCACTCACGTAGAAATAACCAAAGTACAAGGTACTAAACCTTATTTACCTCATGAGTTTCTTCGAGGTAGGAAATTATCAGTCAAAGTGGACACTTATGGATTTGGAGTGGTAATTAGCCTGATTTtcctttgtgctttttttcatcatctttttttttcttttttgaatcgGGTAAATAGTACATTTTTGCTAATTATTTAAGGTGTTATTCGAGTTAGCAACTGGTTTAAGAGCTTATGACGAGTCAAGAAAGGaaagatttttggtaaatatttcaatttttcttatttctaTACTGGTTCATATGCATAATGTCATGTTCCTTAAAATGATTTATATACATATTTGTTTATTTACCCACTTTTTGTGGTATTCTAGAGAGATCATTGTCACGAAGCAGAAAATAATTCTATTAATTTAAAAGACTCGAAGGCTGGACCAGAAGAAGATTATTATTACGTGCTTTTGATCAAATTGGGAATTCAGTGCACTCACGATACTGCCAAAGGTAGGCCTTTCATGGCCATCGTGTTGAAAGAATTGGATAATATGATGGAAAGTAGACAATTACTGAGTAAGTTTCTTTGACTTGCCTTCTTTCAAACTCGCCCTGTTATACCTATGTAGATATTAATGATGATAAACTTTTATAGACAGAATGACTGCATCACATATCGAACGACGACCATCTATACCACCAGGCTCACATTCAAATTTAGTCCCCCACTACTTATACCCGGTTTGTCCAAATCAGTGCTCAAAAATAAACATCTGCAGTTATTTCTTGAAATAGATGATTAATATTCGGCTTTTCTACAGAGTCCCCCCGCCAGTAGACCAGCTGTGCTGAGTACATCGCCTACAGCCCCCTCACATTTACAACGTCAAGTCCTGGGAACCATAGAAGCGAGTACTATGGACATCCAAAGGAGAATATCTCCAGTGAGAGTTACTCCTCCAATGAGTACTCAAAATCCGACCAATGAACCAATTTTGTCTCCTTCTCCCTCGACTCCCTCTGATAAACAAACAGAAATACAAGTCTTTCCACAAATCAATGTGCAACCTTCCACTCCACAACCCGTTGATGATACTGAACCTTCTTTTGGAACTTCAACCACCTGTACGGCTTCGAATGTGGAAAACAACGATTATATATTCGAAGTAAGTGTTGTTTTGATagaatttgagttgaaaacttccaaaaaaaagtacatttgtCTCAGAGTCGAATTAATTTGAATACCTGTTTGTAGGGTGAAAATCAAAGTGATCTAGATAACATGCCTATACCAGTAAGCAGTATTTTGGAGAATTAGAAGAATTAAATGGATGTACTATGGAAATAGTACCTATATTGTTGCATTTACAATTGTTTTATCGCGTTTTTATTCTTATGAAATAATGAGCTTCGAGGATTGTGATTTATGTTAACTATGCAGTGCCTCTTAAAATGTAATATTATTTCTTCCATAAGTTATTTGTAAAATAAGTGACAGATTTAGTGAAAATCAACGAGTTTTCTGgtttcattcaattattttactGGGCCCCCTAGACCAAAAACTGAATCATGTctgatattttatattttacttaATAGTTGTTACTCGTTAGTTTCAGGTTCTTAAATTGTGCTTTAGCACTCTTTTTTATTTCTAATATGATTCAGTCAGAATAGTGCAATATTGTGTGATAATTGATAAAGTTatgaacttttgatttttttttgttatttgttaCCATGTTTTTACCATTTATAtctttttccttcaaatttttgttttctaatgATCAAGTTAATAGACGAGTACCttaataaaaacacattttcaactGTGAACTGTGAAGGTTTTCATTAACGTATTTCTAATTTAATTGATGACTGGcttcttttttctgtttttgttcaGGTATTTAGCTGTTTACAACAACTACAAGACGGttgttattttatattttcatttgaggagcttggtgacaaagttagacaaacgccacggagggcgcatacggaaagagacctaacgaccaaaaaaaaaaaaaaaaaaaagttctccgaaattgttgtaggaactctgtaaagggttcctacaacaatttcggagaactttttttttttttggtcgttaggtccctttccgtatgcgccctccgtggcgtttgtctaactttgtcaccaagctcctcatttTCACTTGAGAGTCCAGATTCCAGAACTCCAGTCcagacgttgaaaaaatttggttggTGGAGGGTGGAGCCAAAAAGCCAAAACTGggtcattttctcatttttcgggGTGTTGCAAattgcaaaatcaaaaatgcaatgCAAACTTGCAAAGAAATTAggataaatatttattttgactttttttcgataggtacctagttttgaagaattttgatttttgagccaATAGGTGGGCAATCGGGCTCTGGTGCTTCGGGGccatgattttcatttttcaggaaaatatattttgtgaaattgtgaGAAAGAGAAAGTGAGAATGAAACAGCTGTCCTATAACTTACAGCGCGCTCTTTGGGAAAGAAAGAACATCAGTATTCGATGAGTCACCATTACAGGTGACCAGGCTTTCCGAGAGACTCACAGGAAATGCGAATtaccacaaaaatattttgattattcTTCTGCAAAATTAGTAAACAAACAAATGTTCGCGTTGTAAGTTCTCCGCAGCAAAACACCAATTTACAAATTGCAAAATACGTGGAATGATCTTTATTCATCATTAAATCATCGACCGTAAGGATAAAGTTAATGGAATTCACTACGAATTAACATTTGCATGATGTCCGAAGGTGCTGCTACTTCAGAATTTAAGGATTATGTGCCCAAAATTGGACTCATTTATCACAAAGAATCTAATCAGTTGATATTCTGTAAACCGAAATTAATGCCTTTGAAATCGGTTACTCTAGAGAAATTGGAGAAGCTGCAGCACGAAGCTgacaacgttttgaaaaattccaagtcaccgaaaaataattaaattttgtcGAGTAAGATGAACTAAATATAGAACACACGTCTTATCATTGTCAGaaatgaaatatgtaggtatcaatTATTCACATCTAATTACAGGTATTTGGAAGTACCTATTCATAATGATTACGCCGCTTTCATTATTGGTGGAGATCGTCGTCGTATTCGTGATCACCGCACTGCTTCTGCACAAATATGGAGACTGGAAGAGGCAAAATGCTATGATTATTTTAGTCGTTCTAATATCGTGGTACTTTTCATTGCTGACTGTATTCGTATTACCCTTGGATATTTCTTCGGTTAGTAGGATAAAGATACCTATCTAGATCATTGGGAACGGGAACGTTCTAAATGCATTGTTTTTTAATAccgaaaaattatgtttttttagaCGACGTTTCGTCAATGTATGGAATTGGGAGTGGAGAATGCGAGTACTAATGGATCTCATCATTCTACTACTTGCAAAGAACCATGGAGCTATGTACCTGAAGAAGTGCTGCCAAGACTGTGGCGTATTGTTTACTGGACATCACAATTTCTAACATGGTTCGTAGTTCGGTACAAGATGTTCAAGAAACGCCTATCTactaatttgcaaaaattgatcattttttttttcagggttcTGTTGCCATTAATGCAATCCTATGCTAGAGCTGGTGACTTCACATTCTATGAGAAGCTGAAATCAGCTTTGAAAGACAATATTTTGTATTACGGATCTTACGTGTGTCTATGCGTAATTTGTTTATTCTATATTATTTTATACACGGATATTCCTTTAGACGGGTTGGTAtcatttcgttgaatttttcaacatgaagTTATATGTACAAATTATATcttaatattttcttttgtaaatGCCCGCAGATCGAAACTAAGAGCAATAGCATCGTCAGCCAGTAACAC is from Planococcus citri chromosome 1, ihPlaCitr1.1, whole genome shotgun sequence and encodes:
- the LOC135849723 gene encoding pelle-like serine/threonine-protein kinase pik-1, with translation MSFRSSSETHSRKQIKYVYELPYYERNELCLCLDLNNKWKDLGGIYLHFDYRTLNRFEMAAHHRSPTDSLLSEWGSQNGTIVKLFKYLHKMRNYQAMKILKPFVDPQYHSYIQDEDDSNISFSTDIEFNVGNHSSPSNPVSASNRNRVSNRSNAAQPPAASLTSQQRSGSGSGDTPATLETNLTRMSLDACSLHISYRELQEATRDWDRRLTLGKGGFGVVFKGSWKNTSVAVKRLEAQRPNDPHYNAAEVQRQQSLRELKYLNNYKHDNILPLYGYSIDGEKPCLIYQFMSNGSLEDRLQCRQGTRALSWWQRVTIANGSARGLQFLHSMEVPLIHGDIKSANILLDSNFVPKIGDFGLAKEGPIKDITHVEITKVQGTKPYLPHEFLRGRKLSVKVDTYGFGVVLFELATGLRAYDESRKERFLRDHCHEAENNSINLKDSKAGPEEDYYYVLLIKLGIQCTHDTAKGRPFMAIVLKELDNMMESRQLLNRMTASHIERRPSIPPGSHSNLVPHYLYPSPPASRPAVLSTSPTAPSHLQRQVLGTIEASTMDIQRRISPVRVTPPMSTQNPTNEPILSPSPSTPSDKQTEIQVFPQINVQPSTPQPVDDTEPSFGTSTTCTASNVENNDYIFEGENQSDLDNMPIPVSSILEN
- the LOC135842060 gene encoding tubulin monoglutamylase TTLL4-like, yielding MSQKCCSAGAKKPRKTALPSSMKQKPIHPRIRLSLFPNVPPYIRFSNTSSPSLPGRMRSVLKWKYSDVMPNIVRNIVRNTGFHIMDESSTWTGVWGNQIKSTIYRKLLDHQKYNHFPGTVEIGRKDYLCRNVQRMMSKHGGKQFQIMPQSFILPREREQFLRSYNEGEKNQLWIVKPPASYRGDGIKIVHKKSQVPRCTPIIVQKYIENPYLINSMKFDLRLYVLVTSINPLRIYLYDDGLVRFASQKYSTDLRTVANRFVHLTNYCINVQNVKFKVESDVNAPKGHKWTLRTLWRYLREDRNVDVDRVKSQLNDLIIKTLICGENGISKCIADHLPSRYNAYEVFGFDVLLDANLQPWLLEVNISPSLRSSTAVDVAVKQPLMSDILNIVGFHIPSNKNMKSHHLHTELGQPPVSRLYHDSRLYSVSLSFNEKYKQYTYANKIKREEYLEPILESLSPSDVRMLVAYEDEQARCGSFDKIFPTRDTHKYLKYFEKIRYYDQLLDAWEHKYANNRQRAIDILRPLCEKGTHLRTFRKFPKIRPSSKIKL